From Halotia branconii CENA392, the proteins below share one genomic window:
- a CDS encoding peptidoglycan-binding protein: protein MEYIAYSLMVVANQEATGQAEYTEYNFPKLQFNLGKLLKSSAWLTLAGISVLFAAVTQAQIASAAYVRTNGSCLRVRTGPSTAYQVVGCIPNGAPVATIAGYNNGFARLATGRYVAANWLSGTSNPRPTTRPGGVGGQVILNRGAKGQPVRDVQRALGGLAVDGIYGPATASRVRQFQANNGLRVDGIVGPQTRSFLFRS, encoded by the coding sequence ATGGAATATATTGCTTATTCCCTCATGGTTGTTGCTAACCAAGAGGCAACTGGACAAGCCGAATATACAGAATATAATTTTCCCAAGCTGCAATTCAATTTAGGAAAACTACTTAAATCTTCTGCTTGGTTAACTTTAGCTGGTATTAGTGTACTTTTTGCTGCTGTCACCCAAGCTCAAATCGCTTCAGCAGCATACGTCAGAACTAATGGTAGTTGTCTACGTGTTCGTACAGGTCCAAGCACAGCCTACCAAGTTGTAGGATGTATTCCCAATGGTGCGCCAGTTGCCACGATTGCAGGATACAATAACGGTTTTGCTAGGCTTGCTACAGGTAGATACGTTGCTGCTAACTGGCTGAGCGGTACATCTAATCCTCGTCCTACCACTAGACCCGGTGGTGTTGGCGGTCAAGTTATTCTAAATCGTGGAGCGAAAGGTCAACCTGTTAGAGACGTGCAACGAGCTTTAGGTGGCTTGGCAGTTGACGGGATATATGGTCCAGCAACTGCTAGCCGAGTCAGACAATTTCAGGCAAATAATGGTCTACGTGTAGATGGCATAGTTGGCCCTCAAACTCGCAGCTTTCTATTTAGAAGTTAA
- a CDS encoding M23 family metallopeptidase translates to MKKLTIGRFCSYGSIGLISLIALLTTTTSAFTQVVDDSPIQQTPIPASKLIWPTQGFISQGFRKYQHEGIDIAGAAGTPIVAAASGTVVKAGWDDWGLGNYLEIKHPDGSLTVYGHNRRLLVSKNQQVSQGQVIAEMGSTGNSTAPHLHFELHPDGRLAVDPMRQLSTSTASKIPPQPTISASRNRPVAKPPIAQQVSPSQPIPVNFVPITNNACNGITIIEGETTNVRVKVCDDQGSLFYVGQLKQDPSQPVKIPAWNIGKDTYQANNGSFSYLVNREKVEVWRNGSQIRSDNFHTLNSIKN, encoded by the coding sequence ATGAAAAAACTTACTATTGGTCGATTTTGTAGTTATGGCTCTATTGGATTAATATCCTTAATCGCTCTACTCACTACAACTACCTCTGCCTTTACTCAGGTAGTAGACGATTCTCCAATTCAACAAACTCCTATTCCTGCTTCCAAGTTAATTTGGCCAACTCAAGGGTTTATTTCTCAAGGCTTTCGGAAATATCAACACGAAGGAATTGATATTGCCGGGGCAGCTGGTACTCCAATTGTGGCTGCGGCATCTGGTACGGTAGTCAAAGCCGGTTGGGATGATTGGGGATTAGGAAATTATTTAGAAATTAAGCATCCTGATGGTAGCCTCACAGTTTACGGACACAATCGTCGTCTTTTGGTGAGCAAAAATCAACAGGTCAGCCAAGGTCAAGTAATTGCAGAAATGGGATCTACAGGTAATAGTACAGCGCCTCACTTACACTTTGAACTTCATCCTGATGGTCGCCTAGCAGTTGATCCCATGCGACAATTATCTACCTCCACGGCTAGCAAAATACCACCACAGCCTACAATCTCTGCTTCTAGAAATCGCCCAGTCGCAAAACCTCCAATAGCTCAGCAAGTTTCACCTTCACAACCGATCCCTGTAAATTTTGTACCTATAACTAATAATGCATGTAATGGTATCACCATCATTGAAGGTGAAACTACCAACGTTCGAGTCAAAGTTTGTGATGATCAGGGCAGTTTATTTTATGTTGGGCAGTTAAAACAAGACCCAAGTCAACCAGTCAAGATTCCAGCTTGGAATATAGGTAAAGATACATATCAAGCAAATAATGGCAGCTTTTCCTACTTAGTTAACCGAGAGAAAGTGGAAGTATGGCGAAATGGTAGTCAGATTAGATCTGATAATTTTCATACTTTAAACTCGATCAAAAATTAG
- a CDS encoding pentapeptide repeat-containing protein, with product MVWRIITDELLERCKSGERNFNGIELIRIVGEMGERDGVSGLITGLEGADLQGISLRGANLEDVDLSGANLTGSDLFGAYLGGAGLVKTILRDANLFSANLSNANLTGADLTKANLSHVKAVGTVFIGAKIGYFQRADLTHADFRDSDVNGEGLCRKFNVIWHTTMPDGTIQEGPYCVW from the coding sequence ATGGTTTGGAGAATCATTACTGATGAATTGTTGGAGCGTTGTAAATCTGGGGAGCGTAACTTTAATGGAATTGAGTTGATTCGCATTGTTGGCGAGATGGGCGAAAGAGACGGAGTTAGTGGTTTGATTACTGGACTCGAAGGTGCTGACTTGCAGGGTATTAGCTTGCGAGGAGCTAATCTTGAAGATGTCGATTTGAGCGGGGCTAATTTGACTGGATCTGATTTGTTCGGGGCTTATTTGGGTGGAGCTGGTTTGGTAAAAACTATTCTCAGAGACGCTAATTTATTCTCCGCTAACCTAAGTAATGCTAATTTAACTGGTGCTGATTTGACTAAGGCTAACTTGAGTCATGTAAAAGCAGTTGGTACTGTTTTCATTGGTGCCAAAATTGGTTACTTTCAACGTGCTGATTTGACTCATGCTGACTTCCGAGACTCCGATGTCAACGGAGAAGGTCTTTGCAGAAAGTTCAATGTAATCTGGCATACTACCATGCCCGATGGCACAATTCAAGAAGGCCCTTACTGTGTATGGTAG
- a CDS encoding GNAT family N-acetyltransferase, protein MDVQIRLSKAEDLENILKLQAESLRALSPNYNFNQIESLIRNQRLARLQINESIIVAKYNNQIVGFASLLNQQPRIGGIYVHPNFVRQGIGTQMLGAIEEIARQNKYKVIEVISSLSSVNFYQKSGYQIIRESDFYCENNVWITCVNLEKQLMNLTEIEQMCLWFKKLFF, encoded by the coding sequence ATGGATGTGCAAATTCGTTTATCAAAAGCTGAAGATTTAGAGAATATTTTGAAACTACAAGCTGAGTCACTTAGAGCATTATCACCAAATTATAATTTCAATCAGATTGAGTCTTTAATAAGAAATCAAAGATTAGCAAGATTACAGATTAATGAGAGCATAATTGTAGCAAAATATAATAATCAAATAGTTGGATTTGCATCTCTTCTAAATCAACAGCCTAGGATAGGTGGTATATATGTTCATCCAAATTTTGTGCGTCAAGGTATAGGTACACAGATGCTTGGTGCTATAGAAGAAATAGCTAGACAAAATAAATATAAAGTCATCGAGGTAATATCATCTTTATCATCAGTAAATTTTTATCAAAAAAGTGGTTATCAGATAATTCGTGAATCAGATTTTTACTGTGAAAATAATGTTTGGATAACTTGCGTCAACTTAGAAAAGCAGTTAATGAATTTAACAGAAATTGAGCAGATGTGCCTTTGGTTTAAAAAATTATTCTTCTAA
- a CDS encoding phosphoribosyltransferase, which yields MPDLYVSWSDYHQKIEQLAAQIYQSGWQFNQIVCLARGGLRVGDILSRIYQQPLAILATSSYSGSGKQARGNLIFSHHLTMTTESLGERLLLVDDLVDSGVTLQQTIPWLEQNSNIPIVEIRTAVLWYKACSVIKPDYYVDYLPDNPWIHQPFEHYEQMNPAELAANMSQLCW from the coding sequence ATGCCAGACCTTTATGTTTCTTGGTCAGATTATCACCAAAAAATTGAACAACTGGCTGCTCAAATTTATCAATCCGGTTGGCAATTCAATCAAATTGTCTGCCTTGCCAGAGGAGGACTGCGAGTAGGAGACATTCTTTCCCGTATATACCAACAGCCGTTGGCTATTCTAGCAACATCGTCTTACAGTGGCTCTGGTAAGCAAGCAAGAGGTAATTTAATATTCTCTCATCACTTAACGATGACTACCGAAAGCTTAGGTGAGCGTCTTCTTTTAGTGGATGACTTAGTAGATTCTGGAGTCACTCTCCAGCAGACTATCCCTTGGCTAGAGCAAAATAGTAATATTCCAATTGTAGAAATACGCACTGCCGTACTTTGGTATAAAGCCTGTTCAGTAATCAAACCCGATTATTATGTTGATTACTTACCAGACAACCCTTGGATTCATCAACCTTTTGAACATTACGAGCAGATGAACCCCGCAGAACTGGCAGCAAACATGAGTCAACTGTGTTGGTAA